The Arachidicoccus terrestris genome includes the window GGTTCATTTACACGGAGCAGTCCGACATCTAGCTTATAATGGAATACCGGGTTAATACAGGCTGCTTTGACCACCTTAAAAATATCGATTCCCTTTTTAACAGCCCTGGCACAGAGCTGGTCAATATGACCCTCGACCAGACTGTCCGGGTGTTTATCATCACTACAAAACATCATCTCATCTTCATGATCGCTTAACAGATCAATTAATGCGTCGAAATTTTTGGCAGCGCTGCCTTCCCGGATCAGAATCTTCATGCCTCCGGCCAGCTTATCCATGGCCTCTTCCCTGGTAAAACATTCGTGATCGGTGGAAATACCAGCACTGATATATCGCAAAGCCTCCTGTCCTCTTAACCCCGGCGCATGTCCATCGACTGGCTTTTTAAATTGTGTCGCATATTCAATCTTTTTCACCACTTCCGGGTCCTTATGCAGTACACCGGGAAAATTCATCATTTCCGCCAGGTACCGGATATCGTCAGACATCAGCAATTCCTTTATGGCCTGGCTGTCCAGTGTTGCTCCGGCCGTTTCAAAACCTGTTGCGGGCACACAACTGGGGGCCCCGAAATTAAATTTAAAAGGTACTTTCTTACCATTGTCGATCATATAATGCACGCCTTCCACCCCACACACATTGGCGATCTCATGCGGATCGCTGACGGTGGCCACCGTCCCATGCGTCACCGCCACCCTGGCAAATTCACTGGGGATCAGCATACTACTTTCAATATGCACATGCGCATCTACAAAGCCCGGCATCAGATACGGCAAGCCCGGCCCCTCAAGGTCACCGGTCTTCTGGACCTTCATAATTTTTTTATCAAACTCGATGGTGACCGGATAAATTTCCTTTTTAAATGCGTTGACCAGATTCGCGTGTAGGGTATTCATTTCTTTGCTTTTAAATAATAATTAAAAATCACCGAACTGATGGCCTTTTATTGCTGTGGATAGAAATCAAGTAGTTCCACCTTAATAGTCTTACCACCGCCGTCCACCAGTTTTTTAAACTGGTTTATATCGGAAAGACCTTTAGATCCTTTGTAATGATAAGGAATGACCACCTTTGGCTGAAAATCGAGTACGCCGGCTGCCGCCTGTTCCACATCCATTGTGTAAGGCAGGTTCATACATACAAAAGCCAGATCAATATTTTTCAGATGGCGAAGCTCGGGAGTTGCTTCTGTATCGCCACTCAGATAAATACGTTTACCATTAACGGTCAGTACGTAGCCATTTCCCCTTCCTTTAGGATGGAAAACCTGCTCTCCGCCCGGCAGGTTATACATAGGCACCGCCTGAATCGTATACCCCTCCCATTTTTCCGTCCGGCCATTCTCCAGCACGCTGACCTGCCGGCGAAGCGATTCGGGCAGTTGTTCCGCGACTGCCTTGGGTGCTATAATAGGCTTGCTGCCGAATTTATCCCGGATCTGAGCCAGTAATTCAGGATCCATATGGTCTCCATGGATATCCGTGAGTAAGATCAGATCCGGAGCCTGAATACCGGAAAGCAATTTGGGGTCAAAACTGGGATCGACAAGCAGGGTCTTGCCAGCTGTTTTAAGTTCCAGACTGGCATGAAAAATTGGGTGTACAAAAACGCCGGTTACCGGTTCCGTCCAGTCAGTGACTTTTGACTGCGCTTTTGCGGAGCCTGTTAACAGGGCTAATACCAGTAGCAGAAATGCGGCTGCAAAAGATCTTAATGAAAGGTCGCTGCTTTTTCTGTTCTTTTTATTATTATCCATGGCAATTCAGTTTTAATTAATATTAAGTAAGGTATTAAATAAAATTATCGCCAATATCCTGCCAAACTAACGAAAAAAGCTGACCGTTTGTGTTGTATTATTCTTATGTCACTATTTATGCTTCGTCCAACAGATCAGGACGGCGTAACCGGGTTCTTTCAACAGCCTGGTTATACCGCCATTCTTCAATGAGTTTCGGATTGCCGCTGAGCAGCACATCGGGTACTTTCCACCCCTTAAACTCAGCCGGGCGGGTATAAACCGGCGGAGCCAGCAGGTCATCCTGAAAAGAGTCCGTCAGGGCGGAAGTTTCATCTCCCAAAACGCCGGGCAGCAGCCTGCCAACGGCGTCGATCACTACGGCCGCCGCCAGTTCACCACCACTAAGGACATAATCCCCGATGGAAATTTCACGGGTCACATAATGCTCACGGATCCGCTCGTCAATCCCTTTATAATGGCCGCAGATAATCAACAGATTACCTTTAAGAGACAGGCTATTGGCTACTTTTTGGTCAAATCTCGGCCCGTCAGGAGTCATATAAATAATTTCATCAAAATGGTGCTCTTTTTTAAGCTCTTCTATGGCATTGACGAGTGGTTCACACATCATTACCATACCGGCACCTCCCCCAAACTGATAATCGTCCACCTGTCCATACTTGTTCAGTGCCCATTTGCGTAAATTATGCAATCTGACAGTAAGCAGTCCTTTTTCCTGCGCCCTTTTCATTATACTATGGGAAAGTGGACTCTCCAACAAATCAGGTTGAACTGTAATGACATCAATGTGCATGGTTGTTCTTTTTTAGACCTCCAGCGGACGGATATTATTTTTTTGCTTTGCCGTTAATAACAGGTGACTGTGCGGCCACTTTGGCTTCAATAAAACGGATCTCTTCCGCCTTCAGATCCTTTAATTTCAGGAAATAGGCTGCCCTGTTGTAGCCAAAAAGTAGTAAGTACTCCTTCGTCTTTACTGTTTTGCCAAAGTCGCTCCAGGCAAAGGTAGAACGATTTCCGCTGGCATCAAGCGTTAGTCCCTGATCTGTAAAACTGTATTCAATTGGCCCCTGTAATCCCAGATTCGATCTATAAATTTTTCTGGCCCTGACCCAGACCAGAATAGGAAACAGTACCAGACCATAGATGCTAAACGCAAATAAAAAGAGCTGTACATTTTCAGAAAGAATGCTTTTGACAAAAAAACGGACAACGGAAAGGATCAGCAGCAGTATGCCCATCATGGTAATGATCTGGTAGAGACGCTGACGATAACTGAGCCGCAAAAACAATTTGCAATATTCAGTTTGTGAAAGTTGTGTACTGACTTTAAATGCAGCCATAAATTGAATTTCTTTTGTGGTGGTTTATTTCGAAGACCCTTTTCTTTATTTTCGCTTTTCTTTTTTAACAAGCTCAATCGTATGATCAATCGCCTGCAAGCTATGCCAGTCACCATGTCCTACGATCATATAGCGGGGATGCTTAAAGCACTTTAGCTTCAGGGCATCCTGATCCCAGACAGCTATATTCGCATCTGACAGATTCCCCAGATTCTCGTCCTCTACGCTCTTTAAAAAACAGCCTCCATATAATATTTTTTCCCTGGGTAGCCATACCACGATATTGTCAGGGGCGTGTCCGGGTCCGGGATAAAAAGTCTGCATGGTAAAAGAGCCCAAGTGAAACGTCGTATCAGGCGTCATTAAATGTTTCGCTCTGGGTTCATTATGTAGTTCACAAAGAGAATCTGTCATTTTAGTCGCGTAAGTGGCAATCCCAAGTGCGCCATACTCTTTCAGCGCTCCGGACCTGTCTTCATGAAAATGCGTCGCCAGACACAGGATCACCTTTTGCTGATGCCGTTTCCATATACTGTCCAATAATGGTTGCCGGTCCTTGGGATCCCAGGGGCCATCAATGACTACGGCTCCCTTGGGCGTAAGCGCAAAGAGGCCGTTGGCCGGATAATACTTCCCATTAAAAGCACCGTAACTCGTAAACAGATAGACGCTGTCTGTCAGGGGCGTTATTTCAAAGGGACCTTTGACCGCTAACTGCGCCCGGACGGCTATTACGCAAAGACTCATTAACCCGGCCAGGCAGACGCGCCAAAACACTTCAGCCCGGCCTGCCCTTTTACCTATTTCCGCTGTCAGTATCATCCTCTTCATCTCTTTTTGTGTTTTACTTTTGTGGCGGCAACAACGCTACTCTTCCGGCGTCTGTTCTATATCCAAAAAATGATCAATGTCCCGGCGATCCCTTTTAGTAGGCCTGCCTACTTTACTCAGTCTTTTGCCCGTATGAAAACTGGGAGCCTGAAACGTGATGTGATCCAGGGCTTCCGGCGGTGTTATGTCCTTATAAAATTTTATCGCCTCACTATAGGCCACTCTTTTAGGGAGCAGACCGGTTACTTCAATGACCCATTTACGGGCTTCTGCCTTCACTTCATATACATCTCCAACGGACACCGGCTTAGAGGCCTTGAGGCTTTGCCCGTTTGCTTTCACGCGGCCCTTATCGCAGGCATCCGCAGCCTGGCTTCTTGTTTTAAACAGCCGGATCGCCCAGAGATATTTGTCTATTCTTAATTTCTCATCCATAATCTTCTTATATATAGATACAAAAATCGGGCAGGGGACATTCATAAACAAAATATATAGCCCGCCTGCCCGAATAAGATTTAGGTTATTTTTTCAGTTCTGCGTAGAACTTGTGAAAATAAGGAATCGTCTCTATGCCTTTGTAATAATTTTCCAGATTGTATTTTTCGTTGGGACTATGCAGGTTGTCGCTATCCAGTCCAAAGCCCATAAAGATTGTTTTACAATCTAAAATGGATTCAAATAAAGTGGTAATGGGTATACTCCCACCGCCCCTGACAGGAATCGGCGCCTTGCCAAAGGTGGCTTCGATGGCTTTCTCCGCAGCCTTATATTCTGTGCTGTCAATCGGTGTTACATAAGGATTACCGCCGTGATGAATGATCGTTTTCAGCGTTACGCAATCCGGCGTAATTTTTTCCAGATGTTTAATCAGTAAATCTGTGATCTTATGATGGTCCTGGCCGGGCACCAAACGACAACTGATCTTGGCATGGGCCTTACTCGGCAATACGGTCTTGGAACCTTCCCCCATATAACCGCCCCAGATACCATTGAGTTCGAGTGTCGGTCGGATACCTGTTCTTTCCAGTGTCGTATAGCCTTTTTCACCCCAGAGTTCCTTTATACCCAGATCTGTCTTATACTCGGCTTCATCAAAAGGTGCCTGATTGATTTTTTGACGTTCTTCCCCGGTAAGTTCCTGGACATTGTCATAAAATCCCGGAATGGTAATATGATTGTTTTGGTCATGCAAAGAAGCGATCATCTGAGCCAGAATGGTAATCGGATTTGCGACAGCCCCGCCATAAACGCCGCTATGCAAATCACGGTCCGGACCTGTCAGCTCTACTTCGATGTAGCTCAGTCCCCGCACTCCGGTATCCAGACTGGGTGTTTCCAGACTGATCATGGCTGTATCGGAGATCAGCACCACATCTGCTTTCAGCAGGTCTTTATGAGATTCCATAAAAATGCCCAGATTCTCTGATCCTACTTCTTCTTCTCCTTCAATCAGAAATTTGATATTCAGGGGAACGGAATTCGTTTTAACCATGGTTTCCAGGGCCTTGATATGCATATAAAACTGCCCCTTGTCATCCGCAGATCCTCTGGCAAAGACCTTTCCGTCTTTAATCACCGGTTCAAAGGGACCGCTGTGCCAGAGATCCAGTGGCTCTATAGGCTGCACATCATAATGACCATATACCAATACGGTTGGTTTGGAAGGATCCGTAATGAGTTCACCGTAGACGACGGGGTGCCCTTTGGTCGGAAAGATCTCTACTTTTGCAGCGCCTGCTTCTGCCAGACGCGCTTTAACCATTTCGGCACAAGTAGCCATATCTGCCTTATTTTCAGGTTTGGCACTGATGCTGGGGATGCGTAATAATTCTAATAATTCGTCAAGAAACCGTTGTTGATTAGCCTCCTGAAATGTTTTCCATTCTTGCATAAAATCGCTTTTTTTCGTTGTAAATGTCTGCATTCAGGCAGCTTTGCCCCGCTCCTTTTTGTTCCGTCAAGCGATTGTCGCTTGCCGGTTCTCCCATATCTACCGCCGATAAGCTTCAGGCGATTGAGAGATCCGGTCAGTCGCTTTCTCTGACAGGTGGCTGCCTTGCAGGAGCCAAAGGTATCGATTCCCTGACTTATTACCAATGGCTGTTAGTATTCTGTATTCAGTCAACTGACTGCATGCCCCATATCGTAGGTTGGCATTTCTGATAGCCAAAACAGGTCCGGAGCAAGAAAAAATACATATTTAAAAGGCCCTGGAACCAGCCCCCGTACCGGGACTGCTTATATTACCGTCCGATATCTTCCTTGCCCTGGCCTTCTGATTCTTTCTTAACAGTCAACGCAGATTCTACCAGCTGCACATCGATGCCGAGCAGGGAAGCAATTTCCTGCGGGGATTTATTATTACAATAGGAAGTATTTTGAAAAAAATTTCTAAGTATTTCTATTTTTACCCGTTTTTCCACTCGTTCTTCTCCTCTCTTTTCCCCTCTCTTTTCCGCAGCTCTGACACGGTCCTGCAGG containing:
- the ade gene encoding adenine deaminase produces the protein MNTLHANLVNAFKKEIYPVTIEFDKKIMKVQKTGDLEGPGLPYLMPGFVDAHVHIESSMLIPSEFARVAVTHGTVATVSDPHEIANVCGVEGVHYMIDNGKKVPFKFNFGAPSCVPATGFETAGATLDSQAIKELLMSDDIRYLAEMMNFPGVLHKDPEVVKKIEYATQFKKPVDGHAPGLRGQEALRYISAGISTDHECFTREEAMDKLAGGMKILIREGSAAKNFDALIDLLSDHEDEMMFCSDDKHPDSLVEGHIDQLCARAVKKGIDIFKVVKAACINPVFHYKLDVGLLRVNEPADFILVEDLVNFKVIKTFIDGNLVAENGQTKIAGVSEKPINNFSAKEIKLKDLRFEKRAGFLNEKGRLPVIEAYDGQLITGKLDWQPHEADGIWITDPEQDILKIVVVNRYQVAAPAIGFIKGFGFKQGAIASTVAHDSHNIVAVGVTDDDLLQAINCLIQEKGGISLSLKGKSEILPLPVAGLMSNKDAYEVAKNYADMDNMAKKLQSSLSAPYMTLSFMALLVIPALKLSDKGLFDGERFAFVNQ
- a CDS encoding MBL fold metallo-hydrolase codes for the protein MDNNKKNRKSSDLSLRSFAAAFLLLVLALLTGSAKAQSKVTDWTEPVTGVFVHPIFHASLELKTAGKTLLVDPSFDPKLLSGIQAPDLILLTDIHGDHMDPELLAQIRDKFGSKPIIAPKAVAEQLPESLRRQVSVLENGRTEKWEGYTIQAVPMYNLPGGEQVFHPKGRGNGYVLTVNGKRIYLSGDTEATPELRHLKNIDLAFVCMNLPYTMDVEQAAAGVLDFQPKVVIPYHYKGSKGLSDINQFKKLVDGGGKTIKVELLDFYPQQ
- the trmD gene encoding tRNA (guanosine(37)-N1)-methyltransferase TrmD; protein product: MHIDVITVQPDLLESPLSHSIMKRAQEKGLLTVRLHNLRKWALNKYGQVDDYQFGGGAGMVMMCEPLVNAIEELKKEHHFDEIIYMTPDGPRFDQKVANSLSLKGNLLIICGHYKGIDERIREHYVTREISIGDYVLSGGELAAAVVIDAVGRLLPGVLGDETSALTDSFQDDLLAPPVYTRPAEFKGWKVPDVLLSGNPKLIEEWRYNQAVERTRLRRPDLLDEA
- a CDS encoding YcxB family protein; this translates as MAAFKVSTQLSQTEYCKLFLRLSYRQRLYQIITMMGILLLILSVVRFFVKSILSENVQLFLFAFSIYGLVLFPILVWVRARKIYRSNLGLQGPIEYSFTDQGLTLDASGNRSTFAWSDFGKTVKTKEYLLLFGYNRAAYFLKLKDLKAEEIRFIEAKVAAQSPVINGKAKK
- the bla gene encoding subclass B1 metallo-beta-lactamase, producing the protein MKRMILTAEIGKRAGRAEVFWRVCLAGLMSLCVIAVRAQLAVKGPFEITPLTDSVYLFTSYGAFNGKYYPANGLFALTPKGAVVIDGPWDPKDRQPLLDSIWKRHQQKVILCLATHFHEDRSGALKEYGALGIATYATKMTDSLCELHNEPRAKHLMTPDTTFHLGSFTMQTFYPGPGHAPDNIVVWLPREKILYGGCFLKSVEDENLGNLSDANIAVWDQDALKLKCFKHPRYMIVGHGDWHSLQAIDHTIELVKKEKRK
- a CDS encoding RNA-binding S4 domain-containing protein, which translates into the protein MDEKLRIDKYLWAIRLFKTRSQAADACDKGRVKANGQSLKASKPVSVGDVYEVKAEARKWVIEVTGLLPKRVAYSEAIKFYKDITPPEALDHITFQAPSFHTGKRLSKVGRPTKRDRRDIDHFLDIEQTPEE
- a CDS encoding dipeptidase encodes the protein MQEWKTFQEANQQRFLDELLELLRIPSISAKPENKADMATCAEMVKARLAEAGAAKVEIFPTKGHPVVYGELITDPSKPTVLVYGHYDVQPIEPLDLWHSGPFEPVIKDGKVFARGSADDKGQFYMHIKALETMVKTNSVPLNIKFLIEGEEEVGSENLGIFMESHKDLLKADVVLISDTAMISLETPSLDTGVRGLSYIEVELTGPDRDLHSGVYGGAVANPITILAQMIASLHDQNNHITIPGFYDNVQELTGEERQKINQAPFDEAEYKTDLGIKELWGEKGYTTLERTGIRPTLELNGIWGGYMGEGSKTVLPSKAHAKISCRLVPGQDHHKITDLLIKHLEKITPDCVTLKTIIHHGGNPYVTPIDSTEYKAAEKAIEATFGKAPIPVRGGGSIPITTLFESILDCKTIFMGFGLDSDNLHSPNEKYNLENYYKGIETIPYFHKFYAELKK